A single genomic interval of Adhaeribacter pallidiroseus harbors:
- a CDS encoding sensor histidine kinase produces MSYWLQYRQFTEKNLLGKNKPEIEDLAYWRDKVFTNAIVFFLPVSLVALIPGVWVSLKEGLLFLAFIDIVTVLSFALIAFHPYLNLAIRKVIAVAMLYLLAVILLLFLGSFGPGLLYLLTITIFTALIFPVSVAYQSICLNVLICVVFALIIHFKPLNSSLTQLYNPASWIAVSSNLICLNVVCVALLDMLVTGLQKTITQEAYLQMQLKAESTKLEHLVETLKIKNQELEQFAFITSHDLQEPLRTITTVVSNLEQHNKGKLDELTAVYLGFLTQSAVKMRALITGLLEYSRLGKDKLLDKVDCNQVLQECLADLRTYIQENQAIITSSTLPELQAYGLELKLLFQNLITNAIKFRRKNIFPQINITAVQEANYWVFSVADNGIGIDERFREKIFVIFHRLHPQAAYEGTGIGLAHCRKIVDLHGGKIWMEANPGGGSIFRFKLPVI; encoded by the coding sequence ATGAGTTATTGGCTGCAATACAGGCAATTCACGGAAAAGAATTTATTGGGTAAGAATAAACCAGAAATAGAAGATTTGGCTTATTGGCGCGATAAAGTGTTTACGAATGCCATTGTATTTTTTTTACCAGTAAGTTTAGTGGCCTTAATCCCGGGGGTTTGGGTGTCTTTAAAGGAAGGTTTATTATTTTTAGCTTTTATTGATATTGTAACCGTTCTTTCATTTGCGCTAATTGCTTTTCATCCTTATTTAAATTTAGCAATCCGGAAAGTTATTGCGGTGGCCATGTTGTACTTGTTGGCCGTAATATTGCTGCTTTTTTTGGGTTCTTTTGGGCCCGGCTTATTATATTTGTTAACCATTACTATTTTTACGGCGCTCATTTTTCCGGTGTCCGTTGCTTATCAAAGTATCTGCCTGAATGTTCTTATTTGCGTGGTTTTTGCGCTCATTATTCATTTTAAGCCACTTAACTCTTCTTTAACGCAGTTATATAATCCAGCATCCTGGATAGCCGTTTCTTCTAATCTTATTTGTTTGAATGTGGTTTGTGTAGCCTTGTTGGATATGCTGGTAACGGGTTTACAAAAGACGATTACCCAGGAAGCATACCTACAAATGCAGTTAAAGGCAGAAAGTACTAAACTGGAGCACTTGGTGGAAACCTTAAAAATTAAAAATCAGGAATTGGAGCAGTTTGCTTTTATTACGTCGCACGACCTGCAGGAACCTTTGCGTACCATTACCACCGTGGTCTCGAACCTGGAACAACATAACAAAGGCAAGCTGGACGAATTAACCGCGGTTTACCTCGGCTTTTTAACTCAATCGGCTGTTAAGATGCGCGCATTAATTACCGGTCTGCTAGAATATTCTCGTTTGGGAAAAGATAAATTGCTGGATAAAGTAGATTGCAATCAGGTTCTGCAAGAATGCTTAGCTGATTTAAGAACGTACATTCAGGAAAATCAGGCTATAATTACGAGTAGTACATTGCCTGAATTACAGGCTTATGGTTTAGAACTAAAATTATTATTCCAGAACCTTATTACAAATGCGATCAAATTCCGTCGGAAAAATATTTTTCCACAGATTAACATAACTGCCGTACAAGAGGCTAATTATTGGGTATTTTCGGTGGCCGATAACGGCATTGGTATTGATGAACGGTTCCGGGAGAAGATATTCGTTATTTTTCACCGGTTACATCCGCAAGCAGCTTACGAAGGTACGGGTATTGGACTGGCCCATTGCCGGAAAATTGTAGATTTACACGGGGGTAAAATTTGGATGGAAGCTA